One window of Atribacter laminatus genomic DNA carries:
- a CDS encoding integrase catalytic domain-containing protein → MELTMNTRREIIKKMAPEYQKATKKEKRKILNELVHLTGYTRTYASWLLSHHGRKVYLTGQDGKKYRIIGSITKVKRNRKKIYDEEVLSSLKKIWLIFDCPCGKRLAPSLPWMIEKLEKHEELVLSQEARRKLLAISTATIDRLLQKEKRKFTPISRSYTKPGTLLKHQIPVRTFADWDEKRPGFCEIDLVAHDGGNPSGDFCQTLDVTDVLTGWTETQAVKNKAQKWVFEALAQIRARLPFPLLGIDSDNGGEFINNQLIRYCQKEQITFTRSRPSKKNDNCYVEQKNWTVVRKTVGYCRYETEDELLLLNQLYSLLRLYTNFFQPVTKLVFKERVNSKVKKHYDEAKTPLMRVLDASSIDNSLKQSLKDQYEELNPAELKRQIVKIQNQLIEMVTLKNDSIPYPKEVNLV, encoded by the coding sequence ATGGAGCTCACCATGAATACCAGAAGGGAAATCATTAAGAAAATGGCACCCGAGTATCAAAAAGCCACTAAGAAAGAAAAAAGAAAAATCTTAAATGAACTCGTCCATCTCACTGGATACACCCGAACGTATGCCTCCTGGCTCCTTTCTCATCATGGACGGAAAGTCTATCTCACCGGACAAGACGGCAAAAAATATCGAATCATTGGGTCCATCACCAAGGTAAAAAGGAACCGAAAAAAAATCTATGATGAGGAAGTCCTTTCTTCTTTAAAAAAGATCTGGCTCATCTTTGACTGTCCCTGTGGGAAAAGACTCGCTCCCTCACTTCCTTGGATGATCGAAAAACTGGAAAAGCATGAGGAACTGGTTCTCTCCCAAGAGGCGAGAAGGAAGCTCCTGGCCATATCTACAGCCACCATTGATCGGCTTCTCCAAAAGGAAAAACGAAAGTTCACCCCCATCTCCCGGTCCTACACCAAACCCGGGACTCTCCTTAAACACCAGATTCCAGTTCGTACCTTTGCCGATTGGGATGAGAAAAGACCAGGATTCTGTGAAATTGATCTGGTTGCCCACGATGGTGGAAACCCCAGTGGGGATTTCTGCCAAACTCTTGATGTGACCGATGTCTTGACAGGCTGGACCGAAACTCAAGCGGTCAAAAACAAAGCTCAGAAATGGGTCTTTGAAGCCTTAGCACAGATCCGAGCACGGCTTCCCTTTCCTCTTTTAGGAATCGATTCCGACAATGGAGGAGAATTCATCAATAACCAACTCATTCGGTACTGTCAAAAAGAACAGATCACCTTCACCCGGTCTCGACCTTCTAAAAAGAATGATAACTGTTATGTCGAACAAAAGAACTGGACTGTGGTGAGAAAAACGGTTGGCTATTGTCGCTATGAGACCGAAGACGAACTCCTCCTTCTCAACCAACTCTATTCCCTTCTTCGTCTCTATACTAACTTCTTCCAACCGGTTACCAAACTGGTTTTCAAAGAGCGAGTGAATAGTAAAGTCAAGAAACACTATGATGAAGCCAAAACTCCACTGATGCGAGTTCTTGACGCCTCATCGATTGATAACTCCCTCAAGCAATCCTTAAAAGACCAATATGAAGAACTCAATCCAGCCGAACTCAAACGACAGATTGTCAAAATACAAAACCAATTGATCGAGATGGTGACCTTGAAAAATGATTCAATTCCTTACCCCAAGGAGGTGAATTTGGTATAG